The following coding sequences lie in one Klebsiella huaxiensis genomic window:
- a CDS encoding MFS transporter: MTIYTRPVQMLLCGLLLLTLAIAVLNTLVPLWLAHENMPTWQVGMVGSSYFTGNLVGTLLAGWVIKRLGFNRSYYLASMIFAVGCVGLGITIGFWTWFSWRFIAGVGCAMIWVVVESALVCSGTSRSRGRLLAAYMMIYYVGTVLGQLMVSKLPTDLMSVLPWVTALALAGILPLLFTRVANQADEQHEPARIWPMLRLRQARHGVNGCIISGIVLGSLYGLMPLWLNHKGVSDSGIGFWMAVMVSAGIVGQWPIGRLADRYGRLMVLRVQVFVVILGCLAMLSQAAMAPALFVLGASGFTLYPVAMAWACEKVERHQLVAMNQALLMSYTVGSLLGPTLTAMLMQNFSDNLLFIMIASVSFIYLLTLLRKAGHHPTPVAHA, translated from the coding sequence ATGACCATCTACACCCGGCCAGTGCAAATGTTGCTCTGTGGCCTGCTTTTATTGACCCTGGCGATAGCGGTTTTAAATACGCTCGTCCCGCTTTGGCTCGCCCATGAAAACATGCCTACCTGGCAGGTTGGGATGGTGGGTTCGTCCTATTTCACCGGCAACCTGGTGGGAACGCTGTTGGCCGGATGGGTGATTAAGCGTCTGGGTTTTAACCGTAGCTATTATCTGGCATCGATGATTTTTGCCGTTGGCTGCGTGGGTCTTGGTATCACCATTGGTTTCTGGACGTGGTTTAGCTGGCGTTTTATAGCGGGCGTGGGCTGCGCGATGATTTGGGTGGTGGTTGAGAGCGCGCTGGTCTGTAGCGGCACCTCACGTAGCCGTGGTCGCCTGCTGGCGGCGTATATGATGATTTATTATGTTGGCACGGTGCTGGGCCAATTAATGGTCAGCAAACTGCCGACGGATTTGATGAGCGTACTACCGTGGGTGACGGCGCTGGCTCTGGCGGGCATTCTGCCGCTGCTGTTTACCCGCGTGGCAAATCAAGCTGATGAGCAGCATGAACCCGCGCGTATCTGGCCAATGTTAAGGCTGCGACAGGCGCGTCACGGAGTTAACGGCTGCATTATCTCCGGTATAGTCCTCGGTTCATTGTACGGACTGATGCCGCTATGGCTGAACCATAAGGGCGTCAGCGATTCGGGTATCGGCTTCTGGATGGCGGTGATGGTGAGTGCGGGTATCGTTGGGCAGTGGCCAATTGGTCGACTGGCCGATCGCTATGGCCGTCTGATGGTCCTGCGCGTTCAGGTTTTTGTGGTGATTTTGGGCTGTCTGGCGATGTTGAGCCAGGCCGCAATGGCGCCTGCGCTGTTCGTGCTTGGCGCTTCCGGCTTCACGCTCTACCCGGTCGCTATGGCCTGGGCCTGTGAAAAAGTGGAACGTCATCAGCTGGTGGCGATGAACCAGGCGCTGTTGATGAGCTACACCGTTGGTAGCCTGCTTGGTCCGACGCTTACCGCCATGCTGATGCAAAATTTCTCAGACAATCTGCTGTTTATCATGATTGCCAGCGTCTCCTTTATCTACCTTCTGACGCTGCTGCGCAAGGCCGGACATCATCCGACGCCGGTGGCGCACGCCTGA
- a CDS encoding transketolase family protein, whose protein sequence is MKAPRDEIGNALIALREKGYPVVAIDSDLASSTRTDQFQAIYPEAFFEMGIAEGSAMSFAVGQALEGFMPFYVNFAMFVTGTAWTQLRQACYAKANIKLVGSHPGMDDGPDGASHHALEDLALTRVLPGLTILTPADAEEIAEAFEQAAKINGPVYIRVAREPMPVRDKSAIPRVTDIAAIADSGNDFAIIFEGTVLEQATDGYEKLLASGKKGKLIHVATLKPFNQQAFYQLVEDCPLIATLENHSVNGGLGGLIAETMAQAAHPARLARLGTQDTFTESGNSRQLKAKYGISGEALLNALR, encoded by the coding sequence ATGAAAGCACCCCGTGATGAGATCGGTAATGCCCTGATTGCCCTGAGAGAAAAAGGCTATCCTGTCGTTGCCATTGACAGCGACTTAGCCAGCTCAACGCGTACCGACCAGTTTCAGGCAATCTACCCTGAGGCCTTTTTCGAAATGGGCATTGCGGAAGGTTCTGCTATGAGCTTTGCGGTCGGTCAGGCGCTGGAGGGCTTTATGCCCTTCTATGTCAACTTTGCGATGTTCGTAACCGGAACCGCCTGGACTCAGTTGCGGCAGGCCTGTTATGCCAAAGCGAATATTAAGCTCGTCGGCAGCCATCCCGGCATGGATGATGGCCCGGACGGCGCATCGCATCACGCACTGGAAGATCTGGCGTTAACCCGCGTACTGCCTGGCTTAACTATTCTGACGCCTGCTGATGCCGAAGAAATTGCCGAAGCCTTTGAACAAGCCGCGAAAATTAATGGGCCAGTCTATATCCGCGTCGCGCGAGAGCCGATGCCGGTTCGCGATAAGAGCGCGATCCCGCGGGTGACCGATATCGCCGCCATCGCCGACAGCGGCAACGATTTCGCCATTATCTTCGAAGGAACCGTGCTCGAGCAGGCTACCGACGGCTACGAAAAACTGCTCGCCAGCGGCAAAAAGGGCAAGCTAATCCATGTGGCTACGCTCAAACCTTTCAATCAGCAGGCATTCTATCAGCTGGTCGAAGACTGCCCGCTCATCGCCACGCTGGAAAATCACAGCGTAAACGGTGGGCTCGGTGGATTGATTGCTGAAACCATGGCTCAGGCGGCTCACCCTGCCCGTCTTGCACGACTGGGGACGCAGGATACGTTTACTGAATCAGGTAATAGCAGGCAACTGAAAGCGAAATATGGTATCTCGGGCGAGGCGCTGTTGAACGCGCTTCGTTAA
- the pflB gene encoding formate C-acetyltransferase: protein MSELNEKLATAWEGFAKGDWQKEVNVRDFIQKNYTPYEGDESFLAGATDATTKLWDNVMEGVKQENRTHAPVDFDTSLASTITSHDAGYIEKALEKIVGLQTEAPLKRAIIPFGGIKMVEGSCKAYDRELDPMLKKIFTEYRKTHNQGVFDVYTKDILNCRKSGVLTGLPDAYGRGRIIGDYRRVALYGIDFLMKDKYAQFVSLQEKLENGEDLEATIRLREEISEQHRALGQIKEMAAKYGCDISGPATTAQEAIQWTYFGYLAAVKSQNGAAMSFGRTSSFLDIFIERDLKAGKITEQDAQEMIDHLVMKLRMVRFLRTPEYDELFSGDPIWATESIGGMGVDGRTLVTKNSFRFLNTLYTMGPSPEPNITILWSEKLPLSFKKYAAKVSIDTSSLQYENDDLMRPDFNNDDYAIACCVSPMVVGKQMQFFGARANLAKTMLYAINGGVDEKLKMQVGPKSEPIKGDVLNFDEVMDRMDHFMDWLAKQYVTALNIIHYMHDKYSYEASLMALHDRDVIRTMACGIAGLSVAADSLSAIKYAKVKPIRDENGLAVDFEIEGEYPQFGNNDSRVDDMAVDLVERFMKKIQKLHTYRNAIPTQSVLTITSNVVYGKKTGNTPDGRRAGAPFGPGANPMHGRDQKGAVASLTSVAKLPFAYAKDGISYTFSIVPNALGKDDEVRKTNLAGLMDGYFHHEASIEGGQHLNVNVMNREMLLDAMENPEKYPQLTIRVSGYAVRFNSLTKEQQQDVITRTFTQTM, encoded by the coding sequence ATGTCCGAGCTTAATGAAAAGTTAGCTACAGCCTGGGAAGGTTTTGCGAAAGGTGACTGGCAGAAAGAAGTCAACGTCCGCGACTTTATCCAGAAAAACTATACCCCGTACGAAGGTGACGAGTCCTTCCTGGCTGGCGCAACTGACGCGACCACCAAGCTGTGGGACAACGTAATGGAAGGTGTTAAACAGGAAAACCGCACTCACGCGCCTGTTGATTTTGACACTTCCCTTGCATCCACCATCACTTCTCATGACGCTGGCTACATCGAGAAAGCTCTCGAGAAAATCGTTGGTCTGCAGACTGAAGCTCCGCTGAAACGTGCGATTATCCCGTTCGGCGGCATTAAAATGGTTGAAGGTTCTTGCAAAGCGTACGATCGCGAGCTGGACCCAATGCTGAAAAAAATCTTCACCGAATACCGCAAAACCCATAACCAGGGCGTATTCGATGTTTACACCAAAGACATCCTGAACTGCCGTAAATCCGGTGTTCTGACCGGTCTTCCGGATGCCTACGGTCGTGGTCGTATCATCGGTGACTACCGTCGCGTTGCGCTGTACGGTATCGACTTCCTGATGAAAGACAAATACGCTCAGTTCGTTTCTCTGCAAGAGAAACTGGAAAACGGCGAAGATCTGGAAGCAACCATCCGTCTGCGTGAAGAAATTTCTGAACAGCACCGCGCTCTGGGTCAGATCAAAGAAATGGCAGCAAAATATGGCTGCGATATCTCTGGTCCGGCAACGACTGCTCAGGAAGCTATCCAGTGGACCTACTTCGGTTACCTGGCTGCTGTTAAATCTCAGAACGGCGCAGCAATGTCCTTCGGTCGTACCTCCAGCTTCCTGGATATCTTCATCGAACGTGACCTGAAAGCTGGCAAAATCACCGAGCAAGATGCTCAGGAAATGATTGACCACCTGGTCATGAAACTGCGTATGGTGCGTTTCCTGCGTACTCCTGAATATGATGAACTGTTCTCTGGTGACCCGATTTGGGCAACTGAATCCATCGGCGGTATGGGCGTTGACGGCCGTACTCTGGTGACCAAAAACAGCTTCCGCTTCCTGAACACCCTGTACACCATGGGGCCGTCTCCGGAGCCGAACATCACCATTCTGTGGTCTGAAAAACTGCCGCTGAGCTTCAAAAAATACGCAGCGAAAGTGTCTATCGATACCTCTTCTCTGCAGTATGAGAACGATGACCTGATGCGTCCGGACTTCAACAACGATGACTACGCTATCGCTTGTTGCGTAAGCCCGATGGTTGTTGGTAAGCAAATGCAGTTCTTCGGTGCTCGTGCTAACCTGGCGAAAACCATGCTGTACGCAATCAACGGCGGCGTTGATGAAAAACTGAAAATGCAGGTTGGCCCTAAATCTGAACCGATCAAAGGCGACGTTCTGAACTTCGACGAAGTGATGGACCGCATGGATCACTTCATGGACTGGCTGGCTAAACAGTACGTCACTGCGCTGAACATCATCCACTACATGCACGACAAGTACAGCTACGAAGCTTCTCTGATGGCGCTGCACGACCGTGATGTTATCCGTACCATGGCATGTGGTATCGCAGGTCTGTCCGTTGCTGCTGACTCCCTGTCTGCAATTAAATATGCGAAAGTTAAACCGATTCGTGATGAGAACGGTCTGGCTGTCGACTTCGAAATCGAAGGCGAATACCCGCAGTTTGGTAACAACGACTCTCGCGTCGATGATATGGCCGTTGACCTGGTTGAACGTTTCATGAAGAAAATTCAGAAACTGCACACCTACCGTAACGCTATCCCGACTCAGTCTGTTCTGACCATCACTTCTAACGTTGTGTATGGTAAGAAAACCGGTAACACCCCTGATGGCCGTCGCGCTGGCGCGCCGTTCGGACCAGGTGCTAACCCGATGCACGGCCGTGACCAGAAAGGTGCTGTTGCCTCTCTGACCTCCGTTGCTAAACTGCCGTTTGCTTACGCGAAAGATGGTATCTCCTATACCTTCTCTATCGTTCCGAACGCGCTGGGTAAAGACGACGAAGTTCGTAAGACTAACCTGGCAGGCCTGATGGATGGTTACTTCCACCACGAAGCTTCCATCGAAGGCGGTCAGCATTTGAACGTCAACGTCATGAACCGCGAAATGCTGCTCGACGCGATGGAAAATCCGGAAAAATATCCGCAACTGACCATCCGCGTATCTGGCTACGCAGTACGTTTTAACTCCCTGACTAAAGAACAACAGCAGGACGTTATCACTCGTACCTTCACTCAGACCATGTAA
- a CDS encoding PTS sugar transporter subunit IIA — MENALFSACQFASNGLDWRNAIQLACHPLEQQGKITSEYAQAIISATEQHGPWYILSPEFALPHARPQEGVLSQSSVLSLLCCEEGVEFPGYPGIRLIVVLAAADSEQHIQTIQRLVCWLDEGDRLQQFTTVQDKAQFAALIASHQ, encoded by the coding sequence ATGGAAAATGCGTTATTTTCCGCCTGTCAGTTTGCCAGTAACGGGCTGGACTGGCGCAATGCCATTCAGCTCGCCTGCCACCCTTTGGAGCAGCAAGGAAAAATCACCTCGGAATATGCTCAGGCAATTATCAGTGCCACGGAACAACACGGCCCCTGGTACATACTCAGCCCGGAATTTGCGCTACCGCACGCGCGTCCGCAAGAAGGCGTGTTAAGCCAGAGCAGTGTACTTTCGTTGCTTTGTTGCGAAGAAGGCGTTGAATTTCCCGGCTATCCCGGTATACGGCTGATAGTGGTGCTGGCGGCAGCGGATAGCGAACAGCATATTCAAACGATCCAGCGGTTAGTGTGCTGGCTGGATGAGGGGGACAGGCTACAACAATTCACTACAGTTCAGGATAAAGCCCAGTTTGCGGCGCTTATCGCTTCTCACCAATAG
- a CDS encoding dimethyl sulfoxide reductase anchor subunit family protein → MGSGWHEWPLMIFTVFGQCVVGGFIVLALALMKGDLSREQQQRVVWSMFGLWVLMGIGFIASTMHLGSPMRAFNSLNRVGASSLSNEIASGAIFFAIGGIGWLLAVVNKLPSGLRNLWLVVTMVLGVIFVWMMVRVYNTIDTVPTWYTIWTPLSFFLTMFIGGPLLGYLLLRFSGVNGWAMRLLPAVTLLALVVSVTVVLMQGSELATIHSSIQQASALVPDYGSLMAWRVVALVLALVCWVAPQLKGYQPALPLLGLAFVLVLVGEMIGRGVFYGLHMTVGMAIAS, encoded by the coding sequence ATGGGGAGTGGATGGCATGAATGGCCGTTGATGATTTTCACGGTTTTTGGGCAGTGCGTGGTGGGCGGGTTTATTGTACTGGCCCTGGCGCTAATGAAAGGCGACTTATCGCGTGAACAACAGCAGCGAGTGGTGTGGAGTATGTTTGGCCTGTGGGTGCTGATGGGGATTGGTTTTATTGCCTCCACGATGCATCTCGGATCGCCAATGCGTGCTTTTAATTCGTTGAATCGCGTGGGTGCTTCGTCGTTGAGTAATGAAATCGCCAGCGGGGCGATTTTCTTCGCCATCGGCGGTATTGGCTGGCTGCTGGCGGTGGTCAATAAACTCCCGTCGGGACTGCGTAACCTCTGGCTGGTCGTTACCATGGTGCTGGGCGTTATCTTCGTCTGGATGATGGTGCGTGTGTATAACACCATCGATACGGTACCTACCTGGTACACGATCTGGACGCCGCTTAGCTTCTTCCTGACGATGTTTATCGGCGGCCCGCTGCTGGGATATCTGCTGCTGCGTTTCTCGGGAGTTAATGGCTGGGCGATGCGTCTGTTGCCTGCAGTAACTTTGCTGGCGCTGGTGGTTAGCGTGACGGTGGTATTGATGCAGGGGAGCGAACTGGCAACAATCCATAGTTCCATACAGCAGGCCTCGGCTCTGGTGCCGGATTACGGTTCGCTGATGGCATGGCGCGTGGTTGCGCTGGTGCTGGCGCTGGTTTGCTGGGTTGCCCCACAACTTAAGGGATATCAGCCTGCATTACCGCTACTGGGGCTGGCATTTGTGCTGGTACTGGTTGGTGAGATGATTGGTCGTGGCGTCTTCTATGGCCTGCATATGACCGTAGGGATGGCTATCGCCAGTTAA
- a CDS encoding PTS ascorbate transporter subunit IIC: MDLLRFIVFDILGVTPLLVGFIALIGLLIQRKPIEKVLSGTFKTIVGFLVFAGGAGLAVTSLGNFQTLFSDGFGLKGVMPLAEALTGLAQTKFAMCVSLIMVIGFGWNLFFARVTPFKYIFLTGQHNLYLSALLTVTLKALGYSDMTTIIVGSVLLGLAACLYPAIAQPWMRKITGNDEIAMGHYVTLAYAASGWIGSKVGDPKQSTEKLNLPGWLGIFKDYIVSVSISVSIFYYIAALAAGKEAVTAAAGGMHWLVYPLFQSLTFTASLYIIITGVRLLLSEIVPAFLGISEKFIPNAKPALDCPVVFPYAPTATVLGFISSFVGGLVVMGFLAILGQTVIIPVAIPYFFIGATAAVFGNASGGWKGAIAGSFVTGILIGIGPALIYPIMESVGLSGTSFPETDFVALGLVVYYIGKMLP; this comes from the coding sequence ATGGATCTCCTCAGATTTATTGTATTCGACATTCTGGGTGTAACCCCACTTTTAGTTGGCTTTATCGCGTTAATCGGCTTGTTAATCCAACGTAAGCCGATTGAAAAAGTCCTTTCCGGCACCTTCAAAACTATCGTCGGCTTTTTGGTGTTCGCCGGTGGTGCCGGGCTCGCGGTGACCTCTCTGGGTAATTTTCAGACGTTATTTAGCGATGGATTTGGTTTAAAAGGTGTTATGCCGCTCGCGGAAGCACTAACCGGGCTGGCGCAAACCAAATTCGCGATGTGCGTATCGCTTATCATGGTGATCGGTTTTGGCTGGAACCTGTTCTTTGCACGCGTCACGCCGTTTAAATACATCTTTCTGACCGGACAACATAACCTTTATCTCTCTGCGCTGCTTACCGTCACGCTGAAAGCGCTCGGCTATAGCGACATGACGACCATTATTGTCGGTTCCGTGTTATTAGGTCTGGCGGCCTGTCTTTATCCGGCAATTGCACAACCCTGGATGCGAAAGATCACCGGTAACGATGAAATCGCGATGGGGCACTACGTGACCCTGGCTTACGCCGCATCCGGCTGGATCGGCTCGAAGGTCGGCGATCCTAAACAATCCACCGAAAAGCTGAACCTTCCCGGCTGGTTGGGGATCTTTAAGGATTACATCGTCTCTGTGTCGATCTCGGTGAGTATTTTCTACTACATCGCCGCGCTCGCTGCCGGGAAAGAGGCGGTAACCGCTGCAGCAGGTGGTATGCACTGGCTGGTTTATCCACTCTTCCAGTCGCTGACCTTCACCGCTTCGCTGTACATCATTATTACCGGCGTGCGTCTGCTGCTGTCAGAGATTGTTCCGGCCTTCCTCGGGATCTCGGAGAAATTTATTCCTAACGCCAAACCCGCGCTCGACTGTCCAGTGGTCTTCCCGTATGCCCCCACCGCCACGGTTCTGGGATTTATCTCTTCGTTTGTTGGCGGGCTGGTGGTGATGGGCTTTCTCGCGATTTTGGGGCAAACCGTCATTATCCCCGTAGCCATTCCTTATTTCTTCATCGGCGCCACCGCAGCGGTATTTGGTAATGCCTCTGGCGGCTGGAAAGGTGCGATTGCGGGAAGCTTCGTCACCGGGATCCTCATCGGCATTGGCCCAGCGCTGATTTACCCGATTATGGAGTCCGTGGGTCTGTCAGGCACCAGCTTCCCGGAAACCGACTTCGTTGCCCTGGGCCTGGTTGTGTACTACATCGGTAAAATGCTGCCATAA
- a CDS encoding MurR/RpiR family transcriptional regulator: MSQIDNNLLISIRNGASGLSPILEKVGRFITENPDFVMRHTISELADSIDTSEGSITRFCRAFGFKGFSDFRTALAMEQGAARSEDNGNEEIAPVLASIRDSNAIVDNQELKAAADWLNSLNNIAIYAVGTAVPVALFLQMNLINMGKAASFVDRSYPAAMPLLADNQKIGIIVIHTEQASADMMQALSLAKQQGVKILSLTRGTFTPLARLSDWNLQAAVALQGEGESGFAEIAGAMMVADRILSALEEQDERYAEYRKAHQKRIFSIESVANKLSEYFMS, translated from the coding sequence ATGAGCCAGATAGACAATAACTTGTTGATAAGCATAAGAAATGGAGCTTCGGGGTTAAGCCCGATACTGGAGAAAGTCGGCCGCTTTATTACGGAAAATCCTGATTTTGTGATGCGTCACACTATTTCAGAACTGGCTGACTCCATTGATACCAGTGAGGGGAGTATCACCCGTTTTTGTCGGGCTTTCGGCTTTAAAGGCTTTTCGGATTTCAGAACGGCGCTGGCGATGGAGCAGGGGGCTGCGCGCTCAGAAGACAATGGCAATGAAGAGATCGCACCAGTACTGGCGAGCATTCGCGATAGTAATGCCATTGTCGATAACCAGGAGCTGAAAGCTGCGGCAGACTGGCTTAATTCGCTGAATAACATTGCTATTTATGCTGTAGGTACGGCGGTGCCGGTCGCGTTGTTCCTGCAAATGAATTTAATCAATATGGGTAAAGCGGCAAGTTTTGTCGATCGCTCTTATCCAGCGGCGATGCCGCTGCTGGCTGATAATCAAAAAATCGGCATTATTGTCATTCATACCGAGCAGGCATCGGCGGACATGATGCAGGCCCTGTCTCTGGCAAAACAGCAGGGGGTTAAAATATTATCGCTAACGCGTGGGACGTTTACGCCGTTAGCCCGCCTGTCTGACTGGAACCTTCAGGCAGCCGTTGCTTTACAAGGGGAAGGTGAATCCGGATTTGCAGAAATTGCGGGCGCAATGATGGTGGCTGATCGGATCCTGAGTGCGCTGGAAGAGCAGGATGAACGCTATGCCGAATACCGCAAAGCGCATCAGAAGCGGATTTTCTCGATTGAAAGCGTGGCGAATAAGCTGTCGGAATACTTTATGTCCTGA
- a CDS encoding DMSO/selenate family reductase complex B subunit: MTTQYGFFIDSARCTGCKTCELACKDYKNLTPDVSFRRIYEYAGGDWQEDNGVWQQNVFAYYLSIACNHCEDPACTKVCPSGAMHKREDGFVVVDEDVCIGCRYCHMACPYGAPQYNAAKGHMTKCDGCHERVAEGKKPICVESCPLRALDFGPIEELRKKHGQLAAVAPLPAAHFTKPSIVIKPNANSRPCGDTTGYLANPKEV; encoded by the coding sequence ATGACAACTCAATATGGATTTTTTATTGATTCCGCCCGTTGCACCGGTTGCAAAACCTGCGAACTGGCTTGTAAAGACTACAAAAATCTCACGCCGGATGTGAGCTTCCGCCGCATTTACGAATACGCCGGTGGCGACTGGCAGGAAGATAACGGCGTCTGGCAGCAAAACGTTTTTGCCTACTATCTCTCTATCGCCTGCAACCATTGTGAGGATCCGGCCTGTACCAAGGTTTGTCCAAGCGGTGCGATGCACAAGCGTGAAGATGGTTTTGTGGTGGTGGATGAAGATGTGTGTATCGGCTGCCGCTATTGCCATATGGCCTGTCCGTACGGTGCGCCACAGTACAATGCGGCGAAAGGGCACATGACTAAGTGTGATGGTTGCCATGAACGCGTAGCCGAAGGCAAAAAACCGATCTGCGTCGAATCTTGTCCGCTGCGCGCGCTCGATTTTGGCCCTATTGAAGAATTGCGTAAAAAACACGGTCAGTTGGCTGCCGTTGCGCCGCTACCTGCCGCGCATTTCACTAAGCCAAGCATTGTAATAAAACCTAACGCCAACAGCCGTCCGTGTGGTGATACCACCGGCTATCTGGCCAACCCGAAGGAGGTGTGA
- a CDS encoding transketolase: MNIDELKSHALAARREIVTMIYESGIGHPGGALSIIDILTWLYYQEVDLTASPRSRVVMSKGHAVAAQYAMLYQKGKIDRSEFSTFRQINSRLQGHPSIKSLPDVDATTGLLGQGLSIAFGMAAAKKRHNDPHRVFAIIGDGEMHEGQIWETLQQAGHMKMDNLVAIIDYNGFSSHDPVNEVVNLEPLADKIRGFGWHVLELHNGNDMHQVADTLMLSRHLKGKPIAIVAHTTKGSGVSYMENNGDWHSKTPSKEQYQQAMEELQ, encoded by the coding sequence ATGAACATTGATGAACTGAAATCTCATGCGCTCGCCGCTCGCCGCGAGATAGTCACCATGATTTACGAGTCCGGAATCGGTCATCCAGGCGGAGCGTTATCGATCATCGATATTCTGACCTGGCTCTATTATCAAGAAGTCGATCTGACAGCCTCTCCGCGTTCGCGAGTGGTGATGAGCAAAGGGCATGCCGTCGCTGCGCAGTACGCCATGCTATACCAAAAAGGGAAAATCGATCGCAGCGAGTTTAGTACGTTCCGCCAGATCAACTCGCGTCTGCAGGGACACCCCAGCATAAAATCGCTGCCGGATGTCGATGCAACAACCGGCCTGTTGGGTCAGGGGTTGTCTATTGCTTTCGGTATGGCAGCGGCAAAAAAGCGGCACAACGATCCGCACCGGGTATTTGCCATCATTGGCGATGGTGAAATGCATGAAGGGCAGATCTGGGAAACCTTGCAGCAGGCCGGGCATATGAAGATGGATAACCTGGTTGCCATTATCGATTACAACGGCTTCTCTTCTCACGATCCAGTCAACGAAGTCGTTAACCTCGAACCGCTGGCGGATAAAATCCGCGGCTTTGGCTGGCACGTACTTGAGCTTCATAACGGCAATGATATGCATCAGGTGGCCGACACCCTGATGTTATCCCGCCATCTGAAAGGCAAGCCAATTGCCATCGTGGCACACACCACGAAAGGTTCCGGCGTCAGCTACATGGAAAACAACGGCGACTGGCACTCAAAAACCCCGAGTAAAGAACAATATCAGCAGGCAATGGAGGAGTTACAGTGA
- a CDS encoding PTS sugar transporter subunit IIB, with translation MKGLIVCRTGMGSSLMLKIKAQKIIDKHGWDIDLEHDVLSGLRTWRDIDFVITMRDLTDEVEAAGFRAIGITDLMNSEEMESALTHVVQSN, from the coding sequence ATGAAAGGTCTCATAGTCTGTCGTACCGGTATGGGTAGCTCGTTAATGCTCAAAATCAAAGCCCAAAAAATTATCGACAAACATGGCTGGGATATCGATCTGGAACACGATGTCCTTTCGGGTCTGAGGACCTGGCGAGACATTGATTTCGTCATCACTATGCGCGATCTCACCGATGAAGTCGAAGCTGCCGGATTCAGAGCTATCGGCATTACCGATCTGATGAATAGTGAAGAAATGGAATCTGCTCTCACTCACGTCGTCCAAAGCAACTAA
- the pflA gene encoding pyruvate formate lyase 1-activating protein, with the protein MSTIGRIHSFESCGTVDGPGIRFITFFQGCLMRCLYCHNRDTWDTHGGKEITVEELMKEVVTYRHFMNASGGGVTASGGEAILQAEFVRDWFRACRKEGIHTCLDTNGFVRRYDPVIDELLEVTDLVMLDLKQMNDEIHQNLVGVSNHRTLEFARYLSNKNINVWIRYVVVPGWSDDDDSAHRLGEFTRDMGNVEKIELLPYHELGKHKWVAMGEEYKLDGVHPPKKETMERVKGILEQYGHKVMY; encoded by the coding sequence ATGTCAACTATTGGTCGCATTCACTCCTTTGAATCCTGTGGCACCGTCGATGGCCCGGGGATCCGTTTTATCACCTTCTTCCAGGGCTGCCTGATGCGCTGCCTGTATTGTCATAACCGTGATACCTGGGATACCCACGGAGGTAAAGAGATCACCGTTGAAGAGCTCATGAAAGAAGTGGTGACCTATCGCCACTTCATGAACGCTTCCGGAGGCGGAGTGACAGCATCCGGCGGTGAAGCTATTTTGCAGGCTGAATTCGTTCGCGACTGGTTCCGCGCCTGTAGGAAAGAAGGCATTCATACTTGTCTCGACACCAATGGTTTTGTTCGCCGCTACGACCCGGTTATTGATGAACTGTTGGAAGTGACCGACCTGGTGATGCTCGATCTCAAACAGATGAACGACGAAATCCACCAGAATCTGGTTGGTGTTTCTAACCACCGTACGCTGGAGTTTGCGCGCTATCTATCCAATAAAAACATTAACGTCTGGATCCGCTACGTTGTTGTCCCCGGCTGGTCCGACGATGACGATTCCGCACATCGTCTGGGCGAGTTTACCCGTGACATGGGCAATGTCGAAAAAATCGAATTACTGCCGTATCACGAATTAGGCAAACATAAGTGGGTAGCGATGGGCGAAGAGTACAAGCTGGATGGCGTCCATCCGCCGAAGAAAGAAACGATGGAGCGCGTGAAGGGTATTCTCGAACAGTACGGTCACAAGGTGATGTACTAA